One genomic segment of Helianthus annuus cultivar XRQ/B chromosome 14, HanXRQr2.0-SUNRISE, whole genome shotgun sequence includes these proteins:
- the LOC118486602 gene encoding uncharacterized protein LOC118486602, whose translation MFFPLFWVKSQSPKKLCLRIREEVEVLHMDSLIHCKAGKFAFAFLGLPVGANMKRAKFWKPIVDKFNSKLSGWKAKNLSLAGRITLAKAVLGALSNYYLSLFKASPFSVALDRDPLSGPEAQQLDDLNNTMTCCNLSNKEDIWSWAGNRTEELNVAALRATILDSSNQHSSLWLLWNKWVTPKINIFCWRACLQRIPSKMGLNYRGIGVDNLMCSRCGLMEESVMHILWDCFFAKSVWRTIFTWVKITFPNKVSSVRKLLAKAEEMLWKKTIGAILQVAACEIWKARNEKTFNERQIHYERTMDIIKENSFLFICNRSKFCNLDWARWVDFNVRDVIV comes from the exons ATGTTTTTTCCTTTGTTCTGGGTTAAGAGTCAATCTCCAAAAAAGTTGTGTCTACGGATCCGTGAAGAGGTTGAGGTTCTTCATATGGATAGTTTGATCCATTGCAAAGCCGGTAAATTTGCGTTTGCGTTTCTTGGGCTCCCAGTTGGTGCCAATATGAAAAGAGCTAAATTTTGGAAACCTATTGTTGACAAGTTTAATTCAAAGTTATCCGGATGGAAGGCTAAAAATCTCTCATTGGCAGGAAGGATAACTCTTGCTAAAGCGGTGCTTGGAGCTTTGTCTAATTATTATCTCTCCCTTTTCAAAGCCTCA CCCTTCTCAGTGGCTTTGGACAGGGACCCGTTGAGTGGGCCCGAAGCCCAACAATTGGATGACCTGAATAACACGATGACATGCTGCAATTTATCCAATAAGGAAGACATTTGGTCTTGGGCTGGTAACAGGACTGAAGAGCTGAATGTGGCAGCTTTACGGGCAACGATTTTAGACTCATCGAACCAACATAGCTCTCTTTGGCTGCTGTGGAATAAATGGGTGACTCCGAAGATAAATATCTTTTGTTGGAGGGCATGTTTGCAGCGAATTCCATCTAAGATGGGGCTGAATTATAGAGGGATTGGGGTGGATAATCTAATGTGTTCGAGATGCGGCTTAATGGAAGAATCGGTCATGCACATTCTTTGGGACTGTTTCTTTGCTAAAAGTGTGTGGCGGACCATTTTCACTTGGGTAAAGATTACTTTTCCAAATAAAGTGTCTTCGGTTCGAAAGTTATTAGCTAAGGCTGAGGAAATGTTGTGGAAGAAAACTATAGGAGCTATTTTACAAGTAGCGGCTTGTGAGATTTGGAAGGCAAGGAATGAGAAAACCTTCAACGAACGGCAAATTCACTACGAGAGAACGATGGACATTATAAAAGAAAACTCTTTTCTTTTTATATGTAACAGGTCAAAATTTTGTAATCTTGATTGGGCTAGATGGGTAGACTTTAACGTTCGAGATGTAATCGTGTAA
- the LOC110904836 gene encoding 7-deoxyloganetic acid glucosyltransferase: MFDIAELLCLSGLDVTFLLTPYTKSLLFHYVCIDSRLHTYPISPSTESHSNHLPSIRLHTISDGLPTDHPQFNATELLDSMETFTKPVFKGLFTSGKLVSDECGPVSCIISDGYMTFVYDVANELQVPVISALSLSPCSLWVLSNLPNPTKAVEVSNSTSDSVIRRVPGLNGILTSGDLASMCQSSEWTHCTMKHLKKQIRELSRAHGLILNTFKALDGPILSHIHSICPNLYPIGPIHTHLAVRQEAERLIPLLNYSREENKDCITWLDLQQPKSVLYVNIENKVQLEWVQTRELWHGLVNSGKKFLWVRRAESILEEGRVPPKILKGTKERGCIVDSASNVHVLAHKAIGGFLTCGQWDSIIQGIVEDVPTICCPLSLDQQVNSRFVSKAWKIGLDVEWRWERNIIEKMVRDVMELKDGLIDNANTKKYSGRKSVRKGGSSYARLDQLIDDIRCMRH, encoded by the exons ATGTTTGATATAGCAGAGCTCCTCTGCCTTTCTGGTCTCGACGTCACCTTTCTCCTTACTCCCTATACCAAAAGCCTCCTCTTCCACTACGTCTGCATCGATTCTCGTTTACACACATACCCAATCTCCCCATCAACTGAATCTCATTCAAATCATCTTCCAAGCATCCGTCTCCACACCATCTCCGATGGGCTGCCAACAGATCATCCACAATTTAATGCCACAGAGTTGTTAGACTCTATggagacctttaccaaaccggtTTTCAAAGGCCTGTTTACTTCTGGAAAGTTGGTTTCTGATGAGTGTGGACCAGTGAGTTGTATTATTTCGGACGGGTACATGACCTTTGTTTACGACGTTGCTAATGAGCTTCAAGTTCCTGTTATTTCTGCTTTGTCTTTAAGTCCTTGTTCCCTTTGGGTTCTTTCCAATCTTCCTAACCCAACCAAAGCCGTTGAAGTTTCTAATTCAACGAGTG ATTCGGTTATAAGACGTGTTCCCGGTTTGAACGGGATTCTCACCAGCGGTGATCTTGCAAGCATGTGCCAATCAAGTGAGTGGACTCATTGTACCATGAAGCATCTTAAGAAACAAATTAGAGAGCTTTCTCGAGCCCATGGGCTCATACTTAATACCTTTAAAGCATTAGATGGGCCCATACTTTCTCACATTCACTCCATTTGTCCAAACCTCTACCCCATTGGCCCGATTCATACACACCTTGCGGTTAGGCAAGAAGCCGAGCGATTGATTCCATTGTTGAACTATTCCCGTGAAGAAAACAAGGATTGCATCACATGGCTAGACTTGCAACAACCCAAATCTGTTCTATATGTAAACATTGAAAATAAAGTGCAACTCGAGTGGGTTCAAACCCGCGAGCTTTGGCATGGCTTGGTAAATAGTGGGAAGAAGTTCTTATGGGTAAGACGAGCTGAGTCCATACTTGAAGAGGGTCGAGTCCCACCAAAGATCCTTAAAGGCACGAAGGAGAGGGGTTGCATTGTTGATTCGGCTTCAAATGTGCATGTATTGGCCCATAAAGCAATTGGTGGGTTCTTGACATGCGGTCAATGGGACTCGATAATTCAAGGGATTGTTGAGGACGTGCCAACAATATGCTGTCCGTTGTCTTTGGATCAACAAGTGAATAGTAGGTTTGTGAGTAAAGCATGGAAGATCGGGTTAGATGTAGAATGGAGATGGGAGAGAAACATAATCGAGAAAATGGTAAGAGATGTTATGGAATTGAAGGACGGGTTGATTGACAATGCAAATACAAAGAAATATTCGGGTAGGAAAAGTGTAAGGAAAGGTGGATCATCTTATGCAAGGTTGGACCAACTAATAGATGACATTAGATGTATGCGTCATTAG